One stretch of Schlesneria sp. DSM 10557 DNA includes these proteins:
- a CDS encoding NAD(+)/NADH kinase codes for MRNPTKLHLALTSRSDGDAVDSIRPAIIEFLRNQADVELDVFGTPDELDIGDKHFDIVIVLGGDGTILRTCRQLGAKQRPILGVNLGRLGFLADLSPDEFQVMFPRFLARDYQVIDHLMFECRLIREDGTEQRHLGLNEVSVLTGSALRILHIRLAINGEIVTTYRCDGLIISTPVGSTAHSLAAGGPLLRQDLQAFVITPICPHTLTNRPLVDRADCVYTLTLPEVPHGATLVIDGQIKERLQEGDRIEIRRADVSFQLARLLDHSYYDTLHRKLGWGGQTVYEKRSNLKGS; via the coding sequence ATGCGTAACCCCACAAAACTTCACCTGGCACTGACCAGCCGATCCGATGGCGACGCGGTAGACTCAATCCGTCCGGCCATCATCGAGTTTCTGAGGAACCAGGCGGACGTTGAGCTGGATGTCTTCGGCACGCCAGATGAATTGGATATCGGTGACAAACATTTTGATATCGTGATCGTCCTGGGGGGCGATGGAACGATCTTACGGACGTGTCGTCAATTGGGGGCCAAGCAACGTCCTATCCTGGGGGTCAATCTCGGACGTCTTGGATTCCTTGCTGACCTGTCACCGGACGAATTTCAGGTGATGTTCCCCCGATTTCTGGCGCGCGATTACCAGGTGATTGACCACCTGATGTTTGAGTGTCGACTCATCCGTGAGGATGGAACCGAGCAGCGGCACCTGGGGCTGAATGAAGTGTCAGTCCTCACCGGTTCCGCGTTGCGAATCCTGCACATTCGTCTGGCAATCAATGGTGAGATCGTTACGACGTACCGGTGCGACGGTTTGATCATCAGTACTCCCGTGGGATCGACAGCGCACAGTCTGGCTGCGGGTGGACCGCTGCTGCGTCAGGACCTGCAGGCTTTTGTGATCACGCCCATCTGTCCGCACACCTTGACCAATCGTCCGCTGGTTGACCGAGCCGATTGTGTCTACACGCTGACTCTGCCCGAAGTCCCTCATGGGGCGACGCTGGTGATCGATGGCCAGATCAAGGAACGGCTGCAAGAGGGAGACCGGATCGAAATCCGGCGGGCCGATGTGAGCTTTCAACTTGCGCGGCTGCTCGATCACAGTTACTACGACACGCTCCATCGCAAGTTGGGCTGGGGTGGGCAGACTGTTTACGAAAAGCGTTCCAACCTGAAGGGCTCGTGA
- a CDS encoding hemolysin III family protein, whose product MPLIRQGRGDPVRVAGLATFGIATVILLLLSGTYHIFWPGPLREFFLRADVAAVFLLIAGSMTPVHTILFTGLARWGALVLIWFVAITGILWRLLFCGTSPGVTGIAFFLLFGWGSVFSAIVLWRRYGWKFVKPAVLSGLAYTIGAIVLIRRDPALVPGWIGSHEIWHVAVLCGLALHWQFVSQFACGHGPAEIRRPSLTVKENDYDNSEPFCDQSASLDASRGDQSDYEKSDC is encoded by the coding sequence ATCCCCTTGATCAGGCAAGGCCGAGGTGATCCTGTCCGGGTCGCCGGCCTCGCCACGTTTGGGATCGCAACAGTGATCCTCTTACTTCTCAGCGGGACCTACCATATTTTCTGGCCCGGTCCCCTCAGAGAATTCTTCTTGCGGGCTGACGTGGCCGCCGTATTTCTCCTGATTGCAGGGAGTATGACTCCCGTTCATACGATCCTTTTCACTGGCCTTGCGCGATGGGGAGCGCTGGTACTGATCTGGTTCGTCGCCATCACCGGAATACTCTGGCGATTATTGTTCTGCGGGACGTCGCCCGGGGTGACGGGAATCGCATTCTTTCTGCTGTTCGGCTGGGGCAGCGTGTTTTCCGCAATCGTCCTCTGGCGGCGTTATGGCTGGAAATTCGTGAAACCCGCCGTCCTCTCGGGACTCGCCTACACCATCGGAGCGATTGTCCTGATCCGCCGCGATCCGGCGCTCGTTCCTGGCTGGATTGGTTCGCACGAAATCTGGCATGTCGCGGTTTTATGCGGTTTGGCATTGCATTGGCAGTTTGTCAGTCAGTTTGCTTGCGGACACGGCCCCGCAGAGATTCGGCGTCCCTCGCTCACGGTGAAGGAAAACGACTATGACAACTCTGAACCCTTTTGTGATCAATCGGCGTCCCTCGACGCAAGTCGAGGTGATCAGTCCGACTACGAAAAAAGCGACTGTTGA
- a CDS encoding UxaA family hydrolase: MGPSPFVRLHQNDNIAVAARHVPLGTSFRFEDSNEFFAREAIDMGHKIALQPIEQGQPIKKFGQTIGFASQPIPAGSWVHVHNVVAGNLSLDYAFCSEVPPEPSLIEGRTFQGYRRQNGKFGTRNYIGIVSTVNCSATTSKYAADKFNQELLAEFPNVDGVVPLIHKGGCAIQYGGEDHQQLTRTLANVARHPNIGAYIVIGLGCETAQASFLMENGGLLQLGNSPSPNQPLVMNIQDQGGVAKTVARAVAQIREMLPEVNRARREAIPVAELMLGLECGGSDGNSGTTANPALGYCSDMLVAHGGTSVLSETPEIYGGEHLLTRRSVTREVGEALLERIRWWIDYTAKFGQRIDINPSVGNKKGGLTTIYEKSLGAIAKGGTSALKGVYLYGEAINQKGFVIMDTPGYDPASVTGLVAGGAHVVCFTTGRGSCYGCKPVPTIKIATNTPMYDRMIDDMDINAGKILDGVPLKEVGREIFEEVIAVASGKKTKSELQGIGDEEFHPWTFGPTT; the protein is encoded by the coding sequence ATGGGTCCCTCGCCGTTCGTTCGTTTGCATCAGAATGATAATATCGCCGTGGCCGCGCGACATGTTCCGCTGGGAACATCGTTCCGGTTTGAAGACTCGAACGAGTTCTTTGCTCGAGAAGCGATCGACATGGGGCACAAGATTGCCTTGCAGCCGATCGAACAAGGGCAACCAATTAAGAAGTTCGGCCAGACGATCGGGTTTGCCTCGCAGCCCATCCCCGCCGGAAGCTGGGTCCATGTCCACAACGTCGTCGCGGGAAATCTGAGCCTCGACTACGCATTCTGTTCGGAAGTTCCCCCGGAACCGAGTCTGATTGAAGGCCGTACGTTTCAGGGGTATCGCCGCCAGAATGGCAAGTTCGGGACGAGAAACTACATCGGGATCGTCTCGACCGTGAACTGTTCGGCAACGACCTCCAAGTATGCAGCGGACAAGTTCAACCAGGAATTGCTTGCCGAATTTCCCAATGTCGACGGGGTCGTGCCCCTGATCCACAAAGGTGGCTGCGCCATTCAATACGGCGGTGAGGACCATCAGCAGTTGACGAGAACGCTGGCGAATGTGGCGCGCCATCCTAATATCGGCGCTTACATCGTCATCGGACTGGGATGCGAGACTGCTCAAGCGTCATTCCTGATGGAGAACGGAGGCCTGCTGCAACTGGGGAACTCCCCTTCCCCGAATCAGCCGCTGGTGATGAACATTCAGGATCAGGGAGGTGTGGCCAAGACGGTGGCGCGGGCGGTGGCACAGATTCGAGAAATGCTGCCGGAAGTAAATCGGGCCCGTCGCGAGGCGATTCCGGTTGCCGAGCTGATGCTGGGACTGGAATGTGGTGGAAGCGACGGCAACAGTGGTACGACGGCGAATCCAGCATTGGGTTACTGCAGCGACATGCTGGTCGCACACGGCGGGACTTCGGTCCTTTCGGAAACGCCCGAAATCTACGGTGGCGAGCACCTGCTGACGCGGCGATCCGTCACACGTGAAGTGGGCGAGGCACTGCTGGAACGAATTCGGTGGTGGATCGACTACACCGCTAAGTTTGGTCAGCGGATCGACATCAATCCATCGGTCGGCAACAAGAAAGGTGGCCTCACCACCATCTACGAAAAGTCGCTCGGAGCCATCGCCAAGGGAGGAACTTCTGCTCTCAAGGGAGTCTACCTTTACGGCGAAGCGATCAATCAAAAAGGATTCGTCATCATGGACACCCCCGGCTACGACCCCGCGTCGGTGACCGGGCTGGTCGCTGGGGGAGCACATGTGGTCTGCTTTACCACGGGCCGCGGAAGCTGTTACGGGTGCAAGCCGGTTCCAACAATCAAGATTGCCACGAATACCCCGATGTATGACCGGATGATTGATGACATGGACATCAACGCAGGCAAAATCCTGGACGGTGTTCCGCTGAAAGAAGTCGGACGCGAGATCTTCGAAGAAGTCATCGCCGTCGCCAGCGGTAAGAAGACGAAGAGTGAACTGCAGGGGATCGGCGACGAAGAATTCCACCCATGGACGTTTGGTCCTACAACCTGA
- a CDS encoding DUF1501 domain-containing protein, producing the protein MLLVLLSGGPSQLDMFDPKPNAPAEIRGEFSSIDTAIPGVAVCEHLPQLAEQLGRWSMIRSLSHVEHNHLLATHVALTGRPTPIPRGGSDLDRVESRFDFPNFASALDWMRPRNDGIPNGVSLPNYFIEGPLTWPGQYAGFLGPKHDPWQINQDPNDPNFGIDSLRLQPGVTSPRLIARQQLLEEMNRSPVSRDSGGRMNSFGEQQELALSLLTSDRVAKAFDIHREDPEVRERYGRNKFGQSLLLSRRLIEAGVPIVQAAMGIVQTWDTHVDNWGRLKNTLLPQLDRGLAALMDDLSSSGLLDQTMVMVMGEFGRTPRISMLPGESVPGRDHWAHAYSALFAGAGIRGGQVIGQTDEIAAYPTTRPWSPADVCTTLFDALGVSPEELIMDPLGRPNHLMNGEVIQPLYTAAS; encoded by the coding sequence GTGCTGTTGGTGTTGCTCAGTGGCGGCCCCAGTCAGCTTGATATGTTTGACCCCAAACCGAATGCCCCGGCGGAAATCCGCGGAGAGTTTTCGTCGATTGATACGGCCATTCCCGGAGTTGCCGTTTGCGAACATCTGCCTCAGTTGGCCGAACAACTCGGTCGGTGGTCGATGATTCGTTCGCTGTCGCATGTCGAACACAATCATCTGCTGGCGACTCATGTGGCTCTCACCGGTCGACCAACCCCCATTCCTCGCGGCGGAAGCGACCTGGACCGAGTGGAATCGCGGTTTGATTTTCCGAACTTTGCGTCGGCCCTGGATTGGATGCGGCCACGGAATGATGGCATTCCGAATGGGGTCTCACTGCCGAATTACTTCATCGAAGGTCCACTGACCTGGCCCGGACAGTATGCGGGATTTCTCGGTCCGAAACATGACCCGTGGCAGATCAACCAGGACCCAAACGACCCCAACTTTGGTATCGATTCGCTTCGACTGCAACCGGGTGTTACGTCACCCCGTTTGATAGCTCGACAGCAGTTGCTGGAGGAAATGAATCGCAGCCCTGTCTCGCGCGACTCAGGCGGACGGATGAATTCATTCGGCGAGCAGCAGGAACTGGCGCTGTCGCTGCTGACTTCAGACCGGGTTGCCAAGGCATTCGATATTCACCGTGAAGATCCGGAAGTCCGTGAACGTTACGGTCGAAACAAGTTTGGTCAGTCCCTCCTGCTTTCGCGTCGATTGATCGAGGCGGGGGTGCCGATCGTTCAGGCTGCGATGGGAATCGTGCAGACCTGGGACACACACGTGGATAACTGGGGGCGCCTCAAGAATACGCTGCTGCCGCAACTCGACCGGGGACTTGCTGCGCTGATGGACGATTTGTCGTCTTCCGGGTTGCTCGATCAGACAATGGTGATGGTCATGGGCGAGTTTGGACGTACGCCCAGAATTTCGATGCTTCCGGGTGAATCGGTCCCCGGCCGTGACCATTGGGCACATGCCTATTCTGCTTTGTTTGCGGGAGCGGGAATCCGGGGTGGACAAGTGATTGGCCAAACCGATGAGATCGCCGCTTATCCGACGACACGTCCCTGGTCTCCCGCGGACGTCTGCACGACACTATTCGATGCATTAGGGGTCAGCCCGGAAGAGTTAATCATGGATCCGCTCGGCCGACCAAACCATCTCATGAACGGAGAAGTCATTCAGCCGCTGTATACCGCAGCGAGTTGA
- a CDS encoding Gfo/Idh/MocA family protein, producing the protein MSGISRRTFAKTTIAAAVATAASSQRVFGANERVRVGFIGLGNRGDQVLSGFLAQQDCEVVALCDLHEPYREYAAGRIGTRPEQFTDYRKLLDRNDIDAVVVATPDHWHALQMIHACQAGKDVYVEKPASLYVNEGRAMVKAARENHRIAQVGIQRLSSEHCRVAAELIRDGAIGKVTVVRCFHVQNEWPKGIGNPPDEEPPQDFDWDAWTGPARKRKYNKNRTFYRFRWFSDFSGGQLTNMGVHYLAQIHRSLGVDAPLAVMAMGGKFANFDNRDIPDTMEVVWHYPGDTLVMFTQINANGASPSGQPCEIEFRGTKGTMYFSTHGFEIVPDKLAPNEFAVRSPIGRHLEKWRVGEAPVIEPQKAAGVVRDADHARTFLDSVKTRQLPPCDIEYGHRCTSAALIANIAHRTKSFLEWDASTERFTNNESANQWLRSQYRKPYELPE; encoded by the coding sequence ATGTCTGGGATCTCCCGTCGAACGTTTGCTAAAACCACGATCGCTGCAGCCGTCGCGACGGCTGCCAGCTCGCAACGCGTTTTCGGTGCGAATGAGCGGGTGCGAGTCGGATTCATTGGACTGGGCAACCGCGGTGATCAGGTCCTCAGCGGTTTTCTCGCTCAGCAGGATTGTGAGGTTGTCGCCTTATGTGATTTGCACGAGCCCTATCGCGAGTACGCTGCGGGCCGGATCGGCACCCGTCCCGAACAGTTCACCGACTATCGAAAATTGCTGGACCGAAACGACATCGACGCGGTGGTCGTTGCCACCCCAGACCACTGGCATGCACTTCAGATGATTCACGCGTGCCAGGCTGGCAAGGATGTCTACGTCGAAAAGCCTGCATCCCTCTACGTCAATGAGGGACGGGCCATGGTGAAGGCGGCTCGCGAAAATCATCGGATTGCCCAGGTCGGAATTCAGCGACTGTCCTCCGAGCATTGCCGGGTCGCCGCAGAGCTGATTCGCGACGGAGCCATCGGCAAAGTGACAGTTGTCAGATGCTTCCACGTCCAGAACGAATGGCCCAAGGGAATCGGTAATCCTCCCGACGAAGAACCACCACAGGACTTCGACTGGGACGCATGGACGGGCCCCGCCAGGAAACGCAAATACAACAAGAATCGAACTTTCTACCGTTTCCGCTGGTTCTCTGATTTTTCGGGCGGACAACTGACGAATATGGGTGTGCATTATCTCGCACAGATTCATCGTTCACTGGGAGTCGACGCTCCTCTTGCCGTCATGGCGATGGGCGGAAAGTTTGCCAACTTCGACAACCGCGACATTCCCGACACGATGGAAGTCGTCTGGCATTACCCCGGTGACACTCTCGTCATGTTCACCCAGATCAACGCCAACGGAGCATCTCCGAGCGGTCAGCCGTGCGAAATCGAGTTCCGCGGCACCAAGGGAACCATGTATTTCAGCACCCACGGGTTTGAGATTGTGCCCGACAAACTCGCTCCGAATGAGTTCGCGGTCCGTTCCCCCATCGGACGCCATCTGGAAAAATGGCGCGTCGGCGAGGCGCCTGTCATCGAACCGCAGAAGGCCGCAGGGGTGGTTCGCGATGCGGACCATGCCCGCACGTTCCTCGACAGCGTCAAGACGCGGCAGTTGCCTCCTTGCGATATCGAATACGGACATCGGTGCACCTCAGCGGCACTCATCGCCAATATCGCCCACAGAACCAAATCCTTTTTGGAATGGGACGCCAGCACGGAACGATTCACCAACAATGAATCAGCCAACCAATGGCTGAGGAGCCAGTACCGCAAGCCGTACGAACTGCCAGAATGA
- a CDS encoding choice-of-anchor E domain-containing protein, translating into MMLKKTLLVALMAVVAVLQNGQADAGIVSYSATVSPQPTSFEEMVSLQKFDSSLGTLTGVTVSFSADVNVVVSVANFTGKSQGFTNAQAAVPFSVIAPDGSSVSGTATAFFGSGTVASGIGPYNFPGTPINTTGQYTVASSNWSDFIGTGVTYADFKFVGSEGTFNGTAANGVYFGGNAIASGEITITYEYTSVPEPSTFALGATGLAAAGFGFARRRRQTQAV; encoded by the coding sequence ATGATGTTGAAAAAAACTCTTCTCGTTGCATTGATGGCCGTGGTTGCGGTGTTGCAGAACGGTCAGGCCGATGCTGGCATCGTCAGCTATTCGGCCACCGTGTCTCCGCAGCCGACGTCGTTTGAAGAGATGGTGTCGCTGCAAAAGTTTGATTCGTCACTGGGAACGTTGACGGGGGTGACGGTGTCATTCAGTGCCGACGTCAATGTCGTCGTCTCGGTCGCGAATTTCACCGGCAAGAGTCAGGGATTCACCAACGCTCAGGCGGCAGTTCCGTTCAGCGTGATTGCCCCCGATGGGTCATCGGTATCGGGAACTGCGACCGCTTTCTTCGGTTCCGGAACCGTTGCGTCAGGAATTGGTCCGTACAACTTCCCAGGCACCCCGATTAACACCACGGGGCAGTATACTGTTGCCTCATCCAACTGGTCTGATTTTATCGGCACTGGGGTGACTTACGCCGATTTCAAGTTTGTTGGGAGCGAAGGTACGTTCAATGGAACTGCTGCCAATGGCGTCTACTTCGGGGGAAACGCGATCGCCAGCGGTGAGATTACGATCACCTACGAGTACACGTCAGTTCCCGAACCGTCAACGTTTGCACTCGGTGCGACGGGACTGGCCGCCGCGGGGTTTGGATTTGCCCGACGGCGACGACAGACGCAAGCTGTCTGA
- a CDS encoding DUF4112 domain-containing protein produces the protein MISPTTKKATVEPEVISNSERQQRIQQLQAIAELLDGQFKLPGTNIQFGLDALIGLVPGIGDFVSGGISIWLVREAQRLGAPKWLIARMMWNVVVDVSVGAVPLVGDVFDAAWKANRKNMALLNRHFSGQSK, from the coding sequence GTGATCAGTCCGACTACGAAAAAAGCGACTGTTGAACCCGAGGTCATCTCGAATTCGGAGCGTCAACAGCGGATTCAGCAACTTCAGGCGATTGCTGAACTTCTGGACGGACAGTTCAAACTGCCAGGAACGAACATCCAGTTCGGCCTGGATGCCCTGATCGGACTTGTCCCCGGAATCGGCGACTTCGTGAGTGGAGGAATCTCCATTTGGCTGGTCCGCGAAGCCCAACGGCTCGGCGCTCCCAAGTGGCTGATCGCACGCATGATGTGGAACGTCGTTGTCGACGTTTCAGTGGGTGCCGTTCCACTGGTGGGCGACGTCTTTGACGCCGCCTGGAAGGCCAACCGCAAGAACATGGCACTCCTGAATCGCCATTTCAGCGGCCAGTCGAAATGA
- a CDS encoding prolyl oligopeptidase family serine peptidase produces the protein MKQFLTLGLCLTVVLQWTSTASIAQEPHTRKEDVIYGRKFGTALTLDVFSPKSDEGKPGKGAAIVFVVSGGWYSSHDHINLGFINEFLKRGYTVFTVVHGSQPKFTIPEVLEDMNRSIRFIRSRAAEYKIDPNRIGICGASAGGHISLMIGTAGTEGNSAATDPVERESSRVQAVACFFPPTDFLNYGKPGENALGRGILKDFRAPFDFHVYDEAKKAFIPITDEDRIIEIGKSISPINHVSKDDAPTLIVHGDADFLVPIQQAEIIIEKLKENDVPCELVVKKGQGHGWADIGKDLLTLADWFDKHLAQPAKDKE, from the coding sequence ATGAAGCAGTTTCTCACCCTTGGATTGTGCCTGACCGTCGTACTGCAATGGACATCGACCGCGTCGATTGCGCAGGAACCACATACAAGAAAAGAGGACGTGATCTACGGTCGTAAGTTCGGCACGGCCCTGACCCTGGATGTCTTCAGCCCCAAGTCCGACGAGGGAAAGCCGGGCAAGGGGGCAGCCATTGTCTTTGTGGTGAGTGGCGGATGGTATTCGTCTCACGACCATATCAACCTTGGCTTCATCAATGAATTTTTGAAGCGGGGCTACACCGTCTTCACCGTCGTGCATGGCAGCCAACCCAAGTTCACGATCCCTGAAGTCCTCGAAGACATGAACCGCTCGATTCGGTTCATTCGCAGTCGAGCCGCCGAATACAAGATCGATCCCAATCGAATCGGGATCTGTGGCGCTTCTGCCGGGGGCCACATTTCATTGATGATCGGTACGGCAGGAACTGAGGGAAATTCCGCGGCGACAGATCCGGTCGAACGCGAATCAAGTCGCGTTCAGGCCGTCGCCTGCTTCTTTCCGCCAACCGATTTTCTGAACTACGGCAAACCGGGGGAAAACGCACTCGGGCGAGGAATTCTCAAGGACTTCCGGGCTCCCTTCGATTTTCACGTCTATGACGAGGCGAAAAAGGCCTTTATCCCGATCACCGACGAAGATCGCATTATCGAGATCGGTAAATCAATTTCGCCGATCAACCACGTCTCCAAGGACGATGCCCCCACACTGATCGTTCACGGCGATGCGGACTTCCTGGTTCCCATTCAGCAAGCCGAAATCATCATCGAAAAACTCAAGGAAAATGACGTCCCCTGTGAACTCGTGGTCAAAAAGGGACAGGGGCACGGATGGGCCGACATCGGCAAGGATCTGCTGACGCTGGCAGATTGGTTCGACAAACACCTGGCCCAACCAGCCAAAGACAAAGAATAA
- a CDS encoding ABC transporter permease → MPFSETIRTIRLAMKSLLLHKLRSGLTMLGIVFGVFSVIAMLAIGEGASAQAQQQVLALGATNIIILTVKPPADTQSSGSGGNRGGRSGFVVPQYGLLRSDYDLLTKTIPTITGAVRMREIVSEARYLQNTINARLVGSTAEYMDMNQLVVMRGRFLTNEDEDLVANVAVLGAETAATLFPFEDPIGKAVLVRNARYMIVGVMKSRTSSAAIGGSFSGQEYNKDIYIPLSTFRSRIGDMVFTRMSGTFSAEQVELNQITLKVRSRDDVVPTSEVVKESLKRTHAGKADFDVIVPLELLKQADQIRQIFNIVLGSIAAISLVVGGIGIMNIMLATVTERTREIGIRRALGARQRDIINQFLMETIVLSGAGGIIGILMGLATPLAFYGIKHVVQNYILDRTSGDSPMAKMFTDMEPRIAIWSLPVAFGISVSIGVMFGIYPARSAARMDPIEALRHE, encoded by the coding sequence ATGCCCTTTTCCGAAACAATCCGGACGATTCGACTGGCAATGAAGAGCTTGCTTCTGCACAAGCTCCGGTCGGGCCTGACAATGCTCGGGATCGTGTTCGGGGTCTTCTCTGTGATCGCGATGCTCGCGATCGGCGAAGGTGCCAGTGCTCAGGCTCAACAGCAGGTCCTAGCGCTGGGGGCAACTAATATCATTATTCTCACCGTGAAGCCCCCGGCAGATACCCAGTCTTCGGGCAGCGGTGGCAATCGTGGTGGACGCTCTGGCTTCGTTGTTCCGCAATACGGTCTGCTGAGAAGCGACTATGATTTGTTGACGAAGACGATCCCGACGATTACCGGCGCCGTCCGCATGCGTGAAATCGTCAGCGAAGCCCGTTATCTGCAGAACACGATCAACGCGCGTCTGGTGGGAAGCACCGCGGAATACATGGACATGAACCAGCTGGTGGTCATGCGGGGCCGTTTTCTCACAAATGAAGATGAGGACCTGGTGGCGAACGTCGCGGTCCTGGGAGCGGAAACCGCGGCGACGCTCTTCCCGTTCGAAGATCCGATTGGCAAAGCCGTCCTGGTCAGAAACGCCCGTTACATGATTGTCGGGGTGATGAAGTCGCGTACCTCATCGGCAGCCATCGGGGGGAGCTTTTCGGGGCAGGAGTACAACAAGGATATCTACATTCCTCTCAGCACGTTCCGAAGCCGGATCGGGGACATGGTATTCACCCGCATGAGTGGAACGTTCTCTGCGGAGCAGGTGGAACTCAATCAGATCACGCTGAAAGTGCGGTCGCGTGACGATGTGGTTCCGACGTCGGAAGTGGTGAAAGAATCACTGAAGCGGACGCATGCAGGAAAGGCTGACTTTGATGTCATCGTCCCGCTGGAACTGCTGAAACAGGCCGACCAGATTCGTCAGATCTTCAATATTGTGCTCGGTTCGATCGCCGCCATCAGTCTGGTGGTGGGTGGCATTGGCATCATGAACATCATGCTGGCGACCGTCACCGAACGGACGCGTGAAATCGGGATTCGTCGAGCGCTGGGAGCACGTCAACGTGACATCATCAACCAGTTTCTCATGGAAACAATTGTGCTTTCCGGTGCCGGGGGGATTATCGGCATTTTGATGGGACTGGCGACGCCATTGGCGTTTTACGGGATCAAGCACGTGGTGCAGAATTACATTCTCGATCGAACTTCGGGCGATTCGCCGATGGCCAAGATGTTCACCGATATGGAACCCCGGATCGCGATCTGGAGTCTTCCAGTTGCGTTTGGGATCTCGGTGTCGATCGGAGTCATGTTCGGAATCTATCCCGCCCGTTCTGCCGCCCGGATGGACCCCATCGAAGCGTTGCGGCACGAATAA